TAAAATGGGGGCAAGATCTTAATAAAACTAAGAATTTGCTTTTACTGCATTTTTTATAGCCTCAATTGCCTGTTGTGTATCCATATTTCTGATTTCTACCCCAATGTGCTTTTCTTTTGGGAAACCAACTGCTTCAAATGCATCCCTGTACATTTTTCTTTGCATGGTTGGATCGCAGCCTGCAACATATAGCTGATCAATTTCAGCACCATTTAACAGTTCTCTCAAGTATTTGTCACAATCAATGGTGAGCATCATGTTGCTCACCTTGTTTGTTTTATGGTGCAGATAATTTATATAAACAACTTTGTATTTATTGATAATAATTTTGAATTTAACTGACCATCAAATTGTTACTTATATCCAATTTTTGTAGTTACCATTGCAAAACTATTAACAATATGATAATATATGAGTAAATTCAAATATACTCATATAGAAAGGAGTGAAATGAAATAAGTCTTGCTGAAATTTTTAAGGCTTTGAGTGACTCAAATAGGCTTAGGATTTTCAGCCTGCTTTTAGAAAATGAACTCTGTGTATGCGAAATGGAAAAAGTTTTAGGGCTTACTCAGTCCAATGTTTCAAGGCATCTTCAGATACTGAAGAGCAGGGGAATGGTTTCTTGCAGAAAAACTGCTCAGTGGATTTACTATCGCATATCTGATGAGTTTTGCAGAGAATATGGTGAGCTTTGTGAGTTTTTGAAAACAAAATTTCTATCTGAGGAACCTTTCAAAAGTGATTTGAAAAAACTAAAAGAAGAAAAGGTAAAAGGATTTAGCTGTGAGAAAGCAATAGAAGAAGTTAACAGTAGCCTTGCAAGAAGGAAAAGAAAGGAGAGATCTTCTGGTATGAAGCCAAAAGTTGCTTTTGTGTGTGTTGGGAATTCCTGCCGAAGTCAAATGGCAGAGGGTTTTGCCCGCTACTACGGCAGCGACTTAATTGATGTATACAGTGCAGGTACAGAGATAGCAGATAAAGTCAATCCCCTGGCAATTGAAGTAATGAAAGAGAAGGGAATTGACATTTCACATCAATTTCCAAAAACCATTTTTGATATTCCCAAAGAAGTGGACTATTTAATTACAATGGGTTGTGGAGTTGAGTGTCCATATATTCCATGCAGACACAAAGAAGATTGGGGTTTGAGCGACCCAGCAGGAAAGCCTATTGAGGAGTTCAGAAAGATTAGAGATGAGATAGAAAAAAAGGTTTTGCATTTACTTGAAAGAGTAAAAAAAGAATATTATTATGGGGAGGCGAAATAACTATGGAGCACAGAAAAGGACTTTCATTTTTAGACAGGTTTTTAACTCTTTGGATTTTGCTTGCAATGGTTGTGGGAGTTCTAATAGGTTACTTTTTTCCAAACTTTGCAAATATATTGAATAAGCTAAGTATTGGCACAACATCAATTCCAATTGCAATTGGTCTTATATTGATGATGTATCCCCCTCTTGCAAAGGTGAGGTATGAAGAGATAAACAAAATGAAACAGGGTCGAAAACCTTTTGGAATTGCTATAGTTTTTAACTGGTTTATTGGTCCTGTTGTGATGTTTTTACTGGCAATAATACTTTTAAGGGACTATCCACACTATATG
The Caldicellulosiruptor morganii DNA segment above includes these coding regions:
- a CDS encoding arsenate reductase ArsC; this encodes MKPKVAFVCVGNSCRSQMAEGFARYYGSDLIDVYSAGTEIADKVNPLAIEVMKEKGIDISHQFPKTIFDIPKEVDYLITMGCGVECPYIPCRHKEDWGLSDPAGKPIEEFRKIRDEIEKKVLHLLERVKKEYYYGEAK